One region of Equus caballus isolate H_3958 breed thoroughbred chromosome 23, TB-T2T, whole genome shotgun sequence genomic DNA includes:
- the NUTM2F gene encoding NUT family member 2F, with amino-acid sequence MASEGASPVLGPDVTMNPGASMSPFSALPFSPPTPGPPHQPSWQQHPLPLITPSFPPDSPLVLPTFPRTPLVATSGHSPGGTGACNVIVQVRLEGRPAEPPQTQNFVLTQASLNWSAPGALCGNAAYSATLFLAASVVETTVPAPAVGGTQAGKAGWSPGLPPRAPPPASQLASTTPPVNAGPHPHGASREGGLATSACKASLDDSCTPKSVYENFRRWQRFKSLARRHHPQSPDTEALSCFLIPVLRSLARLKPAMTLEEGLWRAVQEWQHKSNFDRMIFYEMAGKFMEFEAEEEMQIQKLQWMKGARGPPPPAPPRPDPQGPPAPEVGLQPVASACTPRKAGPRGQPARPQPHRPQRRPESGAPKEIPPEAVREYVDIMEGMLGLARPATRELDGGRKEDRNERQQEVGGVYPDLGLLSYIDKLCSQEDFVTKVEAVIHPRFLAELLSPEPQLDPLALAEELEQEEGLTTEQLVQKRLLALKEEEGVQRPPSHSAPPLDSSPSESEAGPDAHDHDPQLGVSDQAYPPETDCEDAQRPGQADTDLPRPQALALSPGRQESPPLGAARPPSPPQAPRLTSPTLGSRDAPVLREASPARETHRPADGSSEDEDDLPSLAFLLASQHSLLPWRLSQSPAPASGLLCPGGQGAQGAPQAPSPQSTGLSPAPPAAAESWKRPVCAGPAPAEKMPLPGAKLRVPGRSALALGLVRPSQPQKRRCDPCVTGRRRKRHCSQ; translated from the exons ATGGCTTCAGAAGGAG CATCTCCAGTGCTGGGACCGGATGTGACCATGAACCCTGGTGCCTCCATGTCTCCGTTCTCGGCACTGCCCTTTTCTCCACCCACTCCCGGCCCCCCACACCAACCATCCTGGCAGCAGCACCCGCTGCCCCTCATCACCCCGTCATTCCCTCCTGACAGCCCCCTGGTGCTGCCAACTTTCCCCAGGACACCTTTGGTGGCTACCAGTGGCCATAGCCCAGGTGGGACTGGGGCTTGCAATGTCATTGTGCAAGTCAGGTTAGAAGGGAGGCCAGCAGAGCCCCCCCAGACTCAGAACTTTGTCCTTACTCAGGCCTCCCTCAACTGGAGTGCTCCAGGGGCCCTCTGTGGGAATGCTGCGTATTCTGCAACCCTATTCTTGGCAGCCTCTGTGGTGGAGACCACTGTACCCGCCCCGGCTGTTGGGGGCACCCAGGCTGGCAAGGCAGGCTGGTCTCCAGGCCTTCCTCCTCGAGCTCCGCCACCAGCTTCCCAGCTGGCCTCCACCACCCCTCCGGTGAACGCTGGGCCGCATCCACATGGGGCTTCCAGGGAGGGTGGCCTGGCCACCTCTGCGTGCAAGGCCTCGCTGGATGACTCCTGTACCCCCAAGAGTGTTTACGAGAACTTCCGACGCTGGCAGCGCTTCAAGTCCCTGGCCCGGAGGCACCATCCTCAGAGTCCTGACACAGAagctctctcctgcttcctcat CCCAGTGCTCCGATCCCTGGCCCGCCTGAAGCCCGCCATGACGCTGGAGGAGGGACTGTGGCGGGCCGTGCAGGAATGGCAGCACAAGAGCAACTTCGACCGCATGATCTTCTACGAGATGGCAGGAAA GTTCATGGAGTttgaggcagaggaggagatgcAGATTCAAAAGCTGCAGTGGATGAAGGGGGCGCGGggcccacctcctccagccccaccgaGACCTGATCCTCAGGGGCCGCCTGCCCCAGAGGTGGGCCTGCAGCCAG tggCCTCAGCCTGCACGCCCAGGAAGGCAGGCCCCAGGGGGCAGCCCGCCCGCCCACAGCCACACAGACCCCAGCGGCGCCCGGAGAGCGGGGCACCCAAGGAGATCCCCCCCGAGGCCGTGAGAGAGTACGTGGACATCATGGAGgggatgctggggctggcccgccCAGCCACGAGGGAGCTGGATGGAGGACGGAAAGAGGACAGAAACGAGCGCCAGCAGGAAGTGGGTGGGGTCTACCCGGACCTGGGTCTCCTGAGCTACATTGACAAGCTGTGTTCCCAGGAAGACTTCGTCACCAAG gTGGAGGCGGTCATTCACCCCCGGTTCCTGGCAGAACTGCTTTCCCCAGAACCACAGCTGGACCCCCTGGCCCTGGCTGAGGAGTTGGAGCAGGAGGAAGGACTCACCACTGAGCAG CTGGTGCAGAAGCGACTCCTGGccttgaaggaggaggagggcgtGCAGAGACCCCCAAGTCACAGCGCACCCCCACTGGACTCAAGTCCTTCTGAGTCTGAGGCCGGCCCAGATGCACATGACCACGACCCCCAGTTAGGGGTCAGCGACCAAGCCTACCCGCCAGAGACTGATTGCGAGGACGCTCAAAGGCCCGGCCAGGCAGACACCGACCTGCCCAGGCCCCAAGCCTTGGCTCTCTCTCCAGGACGTCAGGAGTCCCCTCCACTCGGGGCTGCACGGCCCCCTTCTCCCCCACAGGCTCCGAGGCTCACTTCCCCTACGCTGGGATCCAGGGACGCCCCCGTTCTCAGAGAGGCCTCTCCTGCCAGGGAGACGCACAGGCCAGCGGACGGGTCCAGTGAGGACGAGGATGACCTGCCCAGCCTCGCCTTCCTCTTGGCCTCTCAGCACAGCCTGCTTCCCTGGCGCCTCTCCCAGAGTCCAGCCCCTGCCTCGGGCCTTCTCTGCCCTGGAGGTCAGGGGGCGCAGGGAGCCCCCCAGGCCCCGTCCCCTCAGAGCACGGGCCTCAGCCCAGCTCCTCCTGCAGCAGCCGAGTCCTGGAAGCGCCCTGTGTGTGCAGGCCCAGCCCCTGCCGAGAAGATGCCCCTCCCAGGGGCCAAGCTCAGGGTCCCTGGGAGGTCAGCCTTGGCTCTGGGGCTGGTGCGCCCCTCACAGCCACAGAAGAGAAGGTGTGACCCGTGTGtcacaggcaggaggaggaagcggCATTGCAGCCAGTAG